From a region of the Mauremys mutica isolate MM-2020 ecotype Southern chromosome 12, ASM2049712v1, whole genome shotgun sequence genome:
- the LOC123346318 gene encoding uncharacterized protein F54H12.2-like, whose protein sequence is MEEAPVYQDMATEGPSEDSDVENQLIDPESWKDGDIVTGKATGAHDEVPAKPLQPDFENGSCVREYMQLGQATGKYVKDCLLLIDRGEFGQSYTLFAFDLTPDQECADHYSLIKTGYLRAEVRFATALPSTVNVIVYGVFDNVLKVNHRRNVLFDCM, encoded by the exons ATGGAAGAAGCGCCTGTATACCAGGACATGGCAACCGAGGGACCGTCGGAGGATAGCGATGTCGAGAACCAACTGATAGACCCCGAGTCGTGGAAAGACGGCGACATTGTTACTGGCAAAGCAACAGGAGCACATGATGAG GTGCCGGCGAAACCCCTACAACCCGATTTTGAGAATGGAAGCTGTGTGAGGGAGTACATGCAGCTCGGGCAGGCGACTGGGAAAT atgtaaAAGACTGTTTGCTCTTGATTGACCGTGGTGAATTTGGCCAGAGCTATACGCTGTTCGCCTTTGATCTGACCCCGGACCAGGAGTGCGCCGATCATTATTCTCTGATTAAAACTGGATACCTGAGAGCGGAGGTTCGGTTTGCAACGGCGCTGCCCTCTACGGTTAACGTGATAGTGTATGGGGTTTTTGATAACGTGCTCAAAGTGAATCATAGAAGAAACGTGCTGTTTGACTGTATGTGA